A single window of Nicotiana sylvestris chromosome 3, ASM39365v2, whole genome shotgun sequence DNA harbors:
- the LOC104248670 gene encoding uncharacterized protein isoform X1: MCLCPIILVFFLVQFSLRAFWLPHHKIDVVCIVIKVKALNGEGRSKRREVIVTNERYDRKTLTLWGDLAEIEAELLENIENSKSVVAFCDVKSSTFQGDFVLSTTPVSSC, encoded by the exons ATGTGTCTTTGTCCCATCATCCTTGTATTCTTTCTGGTACAGTTTTCTTTACGGGCTTTTTGGTTGCCGCATCACAAAATTG ATGTGGTTTGCATTGTAATAAAAGTGAAAGCACTAAATGGAGAAGGACGAAGCAAAAGGCGAGAAGTAATAGTTACGAACGAGAG GTATGATAGGAAAACTTTGACTTTGTGGGGAGACTTAGCTGAAATTGAGGCGGAATTGTTAGAGAACATTGAAAATTCCAAGTCAGTAGTAGCCTTCTGTGATGTTAAAAGCTCTACTTTCCAAG GAGATTTTGTCCTTTCGACGACACCTGTTAGTAGCTGCTAA
- the LOC104248670 gene encoding uncharacterized protein isoform X2, with translation MCLCPIILVFFLVQFSLRAFWLPHHKIDVVCIVIKVKALNGEGRSKRREVIVTNERYDRKTLTLWGDLAEIEAELLENIENSKSVVAFCDVKSSTFQDFVLSTTPVSSC, from the exons ATGTGTCTTTGTCCCATCATCCTTGTATTCTTTCTGGTACAGTTTTCTTTACGGGCTTTTTGGTTGCCGCATCACAAAATTG ATGTGGTTTGCATTGTAATAAAAGTGAAAGCACTAAATGGAGAAGGACGAAGCAAAAGGCGAGAAGTAATAGTTACGAACGAGAG GTATGATAGGAAAACTTTGACTTTGTGGGGAGACTTAGCTGAAATTGAGGCGGAATTGTTAGAGAACATTGAAAATTCCAAGTCAGTAGTAGCCTTCTGTGATGTTAAAAGCTCTACTTTCCAAG ATTTTGTCCTTTCGACGACACCTGTTAGTAGCTGCTAA
- the LOC104248671 gene encoding LOW QUALITY PROTEIN: aluminum-activated malate transporter 5-like (The sequence of the model RefSeq protein was modified relative to this genomic sequence to represent the inferred CDS: deleted 1 base in 1 codon): protein MAYLGSLKQSFVETNKERILLPRKGYSELGVGGGASFTGNENFLERLRYRLTEFCNDVKKAAAKAVKMGRSDPRKIIFSAKVGFALALVSILIFFKEPLPYIGKHSIWAILTVVVVFEFSIGATLSKGFNRALGTFSAGGLALGIAELSLMAGKCQEVVIVISVFIAGFCATYLKLYPAMKQYEYGFRVFLLTYCIVLVSGTSDFVQTAVSRLLLIGVGATVCLLINVCIYPIWAGEDLHKLVAKNFKGVATSLEGCVNDYLQCLEYERIPSKILLYQASDDPVYNGYRTAVESTNQEDSLLGFAVWEPPHGRYRMLNYPWGEYVKVSGALRHCAFTVMAMHGCILSEIQAASELRQVFRKQIQRVGTEGAKVIRQLGEKVEKMEKLFPGDPLEEVHEAAENLQLLIDQKSYLLVNAENWESSKRPKKFEDPERIQELKDNEPKPMLINSLSEATLHLRSAHTLKHMDTLNPNVSVNFSTSQWGSSEDVFKQQTMWPSRLSVLGDVILNEREVRTFESASTLSLATFTSLLIEFVARLQNLVDAFQELSEKAKFKEATDRKEAATL, encoded by the exons ATGGCATATCTTGGCTCGTTGAAGCAAAGCTTTGTTgaaacaaacaaagaaagaatATTACTACCCAGAAAAGGGTATTCAGAATTGGGAGTAGGTGGTGGTGCATCTTTCACAGGAAATGAGAACTTTCTGGAACGTTTACGCTATCGGCTTACTGAGTTTTGTAACGATGTCAAAAAAGCTGCAGCAAAAGCAGTTAAAATGGGTAGAAGTGATCCTAGGAAAATTATATTTTCTGCTAAAGTGGGTTTTGCTCTTGCTCTTGTTTCGATCCTTATTTTCTTCAAAGAACCCTTGCCTTATATTGGTAAACACTCCATTTGGGCAATTCTCACTGTTGTCGTCGTTTTTGAATTCAGTATAG GTGCGACGCTCAGTAAAGGATTTAACAGGGCATTGGGAACGTTTTCTGCTGGAGGGTTAGCTCTGGGCATTGCTGAATTGTCTCTTATGGCTGGAAAATGCCAAGAGGTTGTGATTGTCATCAGCGTATTTATTGCAG GATTTTGTGCGACTTATTTGAAACTGTATCCAGCAATGAAGCAATATGAATATGGATTCCGAGTCTTCTTATTGACATATTGTATAGTGCTAGTATCGGGGACTTCAGATTTTGTTCAGACCGCTGTTTCTCGATTGTTGCTAATTGGGGTTGGAGCTACTGTCTGTTTGCTTATAAATGTCTGCATCTATCCCATTTGGGCTGGTGAAGATTTGCACAAATTGGTGGCGAAAAATTTTAAGGGTGTCGCTACTTCTTTGGAAG GTTGTGTCAATGACTATTTGCAATGTCTTGAATACGAAAGGATACCATCAAAAATTCTTCTTTACCAGGCATCCGATGATCCTGTCTACAATGGTTATAGGACTGCTGTAGAGTCCACCAACCAAGAAGATTCTCTG TTAGGTTTTGCTGTGTGGGAACCCCCTCATGGCCGTTACAGAATGCTCAATTATCCTTGGGGTGAATACGTTAAAGTCAGCGGTGCACTGAGGCATTGTGCTTTCACAGTCATGGCTATGCATGGCTGTATTCTTTCAGAAATACAG GCAGCATCTGAGTTGAGGCAGGTTTTTAGGAAGCagattcagagagttgggacTGAAGGAGCTAAAGTGATACGGCAGCTTGGAGAGAAAGTAGAAAAGATGGAGAAACTATTCCCTGGAGATCCTCTCGAAGAAGTTCATGAGGCTGCGGAGAATCTTCAACTGTTGATTGACCAGAAATCTTATCTTTTGGTTAATGCAGAGAATTGGGAAAGTTCAAAAAGACCTAAGAAGTTTGAAGATCCTGAACGCATTCAAGAACTGAAGGACAATGAACCTAAACCCATGCTAATAAACTCTCTTAGTGAAGCAACTCTTCATCTAAGGTCTGCTCACACATTGAAGCACATGGATACTCTTAATCCAAATGTAAGCGTCAACTTTTCTACTTCACAATGGGGTTCCTCAGAAGATGTGTTCAAGCAGCAGACGATGTGGCCTTCACGGCTTTCAGTTCTTGGAGATGTAATTTTGAATGAACGTGAAGTACGGACATTTGAAAGTGCTAGTACATTGTCACTGGCAACATTTACTTCCTTGCTGATCGAGTTTGTTGCAAGGCTTCAGAATCTAGTAGATGCATTTCAAGAGCTCAGTGAGAAGGCAAAATTTAAGGAA GCAACTGATAGAAAAGAGGCAGCTACTCTTTGA